A window of Cohnella herbarum contains these coding sequences:
- the tpiA gene encoding triose-phosphate isomerase — protein sequence MSRTPIIAGNWKMFKTAGEATAFVAEVKGKAEVAGVESVICAPFTALPALVEAVKGTSIKVGAQNLHFEDNGAFTGEISGVMLKDLGVHYVIIGHSERRQYFAETDEIVNKKAHAAFRHGLTPIVCVGEKLEEREAGQTKEVVRVQTEGGLVGLSAEQVAATVIAYEPIWAIGTGKSSTSEDANEVTSYIRGVVAAQFGAEVADKVRIQYGGSVKPNTVAEYMGQSDIDGALVGGASLEPASYVALVEGAK from the coding sequence ATGAGCAGAACACCGATTATCGCGGGTAACTGGAAAATGTTCAAGACGGCTGGAGAAGCTACGGCTTTCGTTGCCGAAGTGAAAGGCAAGGCTGAAGTCGCAGGCGTGGAGAGCGTCATCTGCGCTCCGTTCACGGCGCTTCCGGCGTTGGTAGAAGCGGTTAAAGGCACATCGATCAAAGTCGGCGCGCAAAACCTGCATTTCGAAGACAACGGCGCGTTCACGGGCGAGATTAGCGGAGTTATGCTGAAGGACCTTGGCGTTCACTACGTCATCATCGGTCACTCGGAGCGTCGTCAATATTTTGCCGAGACGGACGAGATCGTCAACAAGAAAGCCCACGCGGCGTTCCGCCACGGCTTGACTCCGATCGTATGCGTAGGCGAGAAGCTCGAAGAGCGCGAAGCCGGTCAAACGAAAGAAGTCGTTCGCGTTCAAACGGAAGGCGGTTTGGTGGGATTGTCTGCCGAGCAAGTCGCTGCAACCGTAATCGCGTATGAGCCGATCTGGGCGATCGGAACGGGCAAATCTTCGACTTCCGAAGACGCGAACGAAGTTACTAGCTATATCCGTGGCGTAGTTGCAGCTCAATTCGGCGCCGAAGTCGCCGACAAGGTTCGCATTCAATACGGCGGAAGCGTTAAGCCGAATACGGTTGCCGAGTACATGGGCCAATCCGATATCGACGGCGCTTTGGTCGGCGGAGCAAGCCTTGAACCGGCTTCGTACGTGGCGTTAGTCGAAGGGGCGAAGTAA
- the gpmI gene encoding 2,3-bisphosphoglycerate-independent phosphoglycerate mutase, translating to MAAPKPVALIILDGFGLRESSHGNAVAQAKKPNFDKYWSTFPHTTLTASGEAVGLPEGQMGNSEVGHLNIGAGRIVYQDLTRISKSIRDQEFYENSTLVGAVKHAKTNNKKLHLYGLLSDGGVHSHIAHLYALLELAKKEELDQVYIHAFLDGRDVSPDSAVGYLTELQAKIEELGVGQVATIQGRYYAMDRDKRWERTEKSYRAMVYGDGPTAVDPISAVKESYEKSVYDEFVMPTVIVGADGKPVGLVESEDAVIFFNFRPDRAIQLSNVFTNEDFRGFDRGAAFPKNLYFVCMTLFAETVGGFVAYKPKELDNTLGEVLVQHGKKQLRIAETEKYPHVTFFFSGGRDHVLEGETRILINSPKVATYDLQPEMSIYEVTETLVKEIEADNHDAIILNFANADMVGHSGILEPTIKAVEATDECLGKVVDAVTAKGGVCVIIADHGNADMVIDDNERPFTAHTTNPVPCIVTQAGHALREGGILADVAPTLLTLLQLPQPVQMTGKTLLSN from the coding sequence ATGGCGGCTCCTAAACCGGTTGCGCTTATTATCCTCGATGGCTTCGGTCTCCGCGAAAGCTCTCACGGCAATGCCGTAGCGCAAGCGAAGAAACCGAACTTCGACAAGTACTGGAGCACGTTTCCGCACACGACCTTAACGGCGAGCGGGGAAGCGGTCGGACTTCCGGAAGGCCAGATGGGCAACTCCGAAGTCGGACATCTGAACATCGGCGCGGGACGTATCGTCTATCAGGATTTGACTCGGATTTCAAAATCGATCCGCGATCAGGAATTTTACGAGAATTCTACTCTAGTCGGTGCGGTAAAGCATGCGAAAACGAACAACAAGAAGCTCCATCTGTACGGTCTGCTGTCCGATGGGGGCGTGCATAGCCACATCGCGCATTTGTACGCGTTGCTCGAGTTGGCTAAGAAGGAAGAGCTGGATCAGGTTTATATCCATGCTTTCCTCGATGGCCGCGACGTATCGCCGGATAGCGCGGTCGGCTATCTGACCGAACTTCAAGCGAAGATCGAAGAGCTCGGCGTCGGCCAAGTCGCGACGATACAAGGCCGTTACTACGCCATGGATCGGGACAAACGCTGGGAGCGTACGGAGAAATCCTACCGCGCGATGGTATACGGAGACGGACCGACGGCTGTCGACCCGATTTCGGCGGTTAAAGAATCTTACGAGAAATCGGTATACGACGAGTTCGTCATGCCGACAGTAATCGTGGGTGCGGACGGCAAGCCGGTCGGACTTGTGGAATCGGAGGATGCGGTTATTTTCTTCAACTTCCGTCCCGACCGCGCGATTCAACTGTCCAACGTGTTCACGAACGAGGATTTCCGCGGATTCGACCGCGGAGCGGCTTTTCCGAAAAATCTGTATTTCGTGTGCATGACGCTATTCGCGGAAACCGTTGGCGGGTTCGTTGCGTATAAGCCTAAGGAGTTAGATAACACGCTGGGAGAAGTTCTCGTTCAACACGGGAAAAAACAGCTCAGAATCGCCGAAACGGAGAAGTATCCTCACGTAACGTTCTTCTTCAGCGGCGGTCGCGATCATGTCCTTGAAGGCGAGACGCGCATACTCATTAATTCCCCTAAGGTCGCTACTTATGACCTGCAGCCGGAGATGAGTATTTACGAGGTCACGGAAACGCTGGTGAAGGAAATCGAAGCGGACAATCACGATGCCATCATTCTGAACTTCGCTAACGCGGATATGGTGGGGCATTCCGGGATTCTGGAGCCGACGATCAAAGCGGTGGAAGCAACGGACGAGTGTCTGGGCAAAGTGGTCGATGCGGTTACGGCCAAAGGCGGAGTTTGCGTGATCATCGCCGATCACGGCAACGCGGACATGGTCATTGACGATAACGAGCGTCCTTTCACGGCACATACGACGAATCCGGTTCCTTGCATCGTGACTCAGGCGGGACATGCGCTTCGCGAAGGCGGTATTCTAGCCGATGTGGCACCGACTCTTCTGACGTTGTTGCAGCTTCCTCAGCCGGTGCAAATGACGGGCAAGACGTTGTTATCTAACTAA
- the eno gene encoding phosphopyruvate hydratase: MTMITDVYAREVLDSRGNPTVEVEVRLESGALGSAIVPSGASTGAYEAVELRDGDKSRYLGKGVLKAVENVNMIIAPEIIGYDALDQVEIDQKMIELDGTPNKAKLGANAILAVSMAVARAAAEALDVPLYTYLGGFNAKTLPVPMMNIVNGGEHADNNIDVQEFMVLPIGAATFSEALRMGTEIFHALKGVLKAKGLNTAVGDEGGFAPNLGSNEEALSTIMEAIEKAGYKAGVDVFLGMDVASTEFFKDGKYHLSGEGKSYTSAEFVDLLASWADKYPIISIEDGCSEDDWEGWKLLTEKLGGKVQLVGDDLFVTNTERLSDGIKQGVGNSILVKVNQIGSLTETFDAIEMAKRAGYTAVISHRSGESEDSTIADIAVATNAGQIKTGAPSRTDRVAKYNQLLRIEDRLGSTAKYGGKAAFYNLSNLK; the protein is encoded by the coding sequence ATGACGATGATTACTGATGTATACGCACGCGAGGTATTAGACTCCCGTGGAAATCCGACTGTCGAAGTTGAAGTTCGTTTGGAATCCGGCGCGCTGGGCTCCGCGATCGTGCCTTCCGGTGCTTCTACCGGTGCTTACGAAGCGGTTGAGCTTCGCGATGGCGACAAGAGCCGTTACCTGGGTAAAGGCGTATTGAAAGCCGTAGAAAATGTTAACATGATTATCGCTCCTGAAATCATCGGTTATGATGCCCTTGATCAAGTCGAAATCGATCAAAAAATGATCGAGCTCGATGGGACTCCGAACAAAGCCAAGCTGGGAGCTAACGCTATCCTTGCCGTATCGATGGCTGTCGCTCGCGCGGCTGCAGAAGCTTTGGACGTGCCTTTGTATACTTACCTTGGCGGATTCAACGCTAAGACGCTTCCGGTACCGATGATGAACATCGTTAACGGCGGCGAGCACGCCGACAACAACATCGACGTTCAAGAATTCATGGTTCTTCCGATCGGCGCAGCTACGTTCTCCGAAGCTCTTCGTATGGGAACCGAAATTTTCCACGCGTTGAAAGGCGTATTGAAAGCAAAAGGCTTGAACACTGCGGTTGGCGACGAAGGCGGCTTCGCTCCGAACCTTGGTTCGAACGAAGAGGCTCTTTCCACAATCATGGAAGCTATCGAAAAAGCAGGCTACAAAGCCGGCGTTGACGTATTCTTGGGTATGGATGTTGCTTCTACCGAGTTTTTCAAAGACGGCAAATACCACCTTTCAGGCGAAGGCAAGTCTTACACTTCTGCTGAATTCGTTGACCTGCTTGCTAGCTGGGCGGATAAATACCCGATCATCTCCATCGAAGACGGTTGTTCCGAAGACGATTGGGAAGGTTGGAAATTGCTTACCGAGAAATTGGGCGGCAAAGTACAACTCGTTGGCGACGATCTGTTCGTAACGAACACCGAGCGTCTGTCCGACGGAATCAAACAAGGCGTGGGTAACTCCATCCTCGTTAAAGTTAACCAAATCGGATCGCTTACCGAAACTTTCGATGCGATCGAAATGGCGAAACGCGCCGGTTACACGGCTGTTATCTCTCACCGTTCCGGTGAGTCCGAAGACAGCACGATCGCGGACATCGCAGTAGCGACGAACGCCGGTCAAATCAAAACAGGCGCTCCGTCCCGTACGGACCGCGTTGCGAAATACAACCAATTGCTTCGTATCGAAGATCGCTTAGGTTCCACTGCGAAATACGGCGGCAAAGCGGCGTTCTACAACCTTAGCAACCTGAAATAA
- a CDS encoding LCP family protein, translated as MDQSTESTPPSAPPLLKKMLARIGKRRMILYSALGVVLILASIAAYYIYSLYSFADKIYVKPEDSQPTAVIPTDGSSPLPVAVIEPPEWVGDERINILLLGGDSRGVKATSKPRSDTMMVVSIDPVDKSSHMFSLLRDTYLEIPQRGSNRLNAAITMGGPLLAMETVNTLLDLPIHYYVYTDFEGFISLIDELGGIDFEVDKAMNRTDNRDDPRYNIKLEKGLQHLDGLTALQYVRYRSDALSDFARSDRQRKFLSAIANKLQSTTSLLKLPQLLNGVAPYIETNIPPSDLIKLARLGMKLDTSKLTGIQIPQSGAFTEERINGMDVLVPDIGKIKSYVQEQLGS; from the coding sequence ATGGATCAATCTACCGAATCGACCCCGCCCTCCGCTCCACCGCTACTCAAAAAGATGCTCGCAAGGATCGGCAAACGACGAATGATTCTCTACAGCGCCTTAGGCGTAGTTCTTATTCTCGCGTCCATCGCTGCCTATTATATTTATTCTCTCTACTCTTTCGCCGATAAAATCTACGTCAAGCCGGAAGACAGCCAACCGACCGCGGTCATTCCGACGGATGGCAGCAGTCCTTTGCCGGTCGCCGTCATCGAACCGCCCGAATGGGTCGGAGACGAACGAATCAACATTCTCCTGCTCGGCGGAGATTCGCGCGGCGTCAAGGCCACCTCCAAGCCTCGTTCGGACACGATGATGGTCGTTTCCATAGATCCCGTCGACAAGAGCTCGCATATGTTCTCGTTACTGAGAGACACCTATTTAGAAATCCCGCAGCGCGGCTCCAACCGACTGAATGCCGCGATTACGATGGGCGGACCGTTGCTTGCGATGGAGACGGTGAATACCTTGCTCGATTTACCGATCCACTATTACGTGTATACCGATTTCGAAGGGTTTATCTCCCTGATCGACGAGCTCGGGGGCATCGATTTCGAAGTCGACAAAGCAATGAACCGAACCGACAATCGCGACGATCCGAGATATAACATCAAACTGGAAAAGGGCTTGCAGCACCTCGACGGCTTAACCGCTCTACAGTATGTGCGTTACCGCAGCGACGCCTTATCCGACTTCGCGCGCTCGGATCGGCAACGGAAGTTTCTAAGCGCCATCGCCAATAAACTTCAGAGCACGACCTCGCTGCTGAAGCTGCCTCAATTGTTGAACGGCGTCGCTCCCTATATCGAGACGAACATTCCTCCCAGCGATCTGATCAAGCTGGCGCGACTAGGAATGAAGCTCGACACGAGCAAACTGACGGGAATCCAGATTCCTCAATCGGGCGCTTTCACGGAAGAGAGAATTAACGGCATGGACGTACTCGTTCCCGATATCGGGAAGATTAAGAGCTATGTTCAGGAGCAATTGGGTTCTTGA
- a CDS encoding hybrid sensor histidine kinase/response regulator produces MKSLKGGVTLLNRILAITVIPLLAIALLLGIYKFTVPNSDAPVAVQGVLDLSKWDLREQGIMRLDGEWELYPDKLLSPEDFRAGNAGASVKVEIPNAWYGINPLDSSEEPDIGTYRLTVKLKEKKGSFGIKTMNILNSHKLFVNGDPKGHSGNPAIDKADYEPGNTPYTAFFDSDDREIEIVIQVADHTYPTGGGFEDVLFGTQANMLRSANVIYGTELSGIFILLLFGGYHISIYTMRRKDKSYLYSGLFFLTMLVMLALLGDKLLLQLWPWVPYDASYRIYDFVGLSNMAILGFFLHHLDGKLLGKWHLRLLLSPIALFMLAAVALPTGIYKALGDWNWNYVLLVVAFYFYRAVRLYFKQDGELLNRKEIALLCGMLLSIVMIFVFGLFYYYGWVETDVGRRVAMLAVIAFMNTLLALRLNNATDQTEKLTEQLILRDQLKDEFLANTSHELKTPLHGIQNIASYLLEEKAGELTGKQRSELTLIQDTSTKLSALVNDLVDVVQLKHGELRLQETVLDVFVVAQTAFQVLEFELAGKDVRWINRIEPNTLVKGDENRVRQVLYNLIHNAIKHTKSGRIEISARQTGGHAAISVEDTGIGIPETSREAIFGYFEQADRSLPQDGYTGMGLGLFISRQLVERMGGTIGVEWSEPGQGTRMTFTLPAAYEGEAVRREREAASQARREVAASLSGLDIVDERREHTVLIVDDEASNIRILLNLLGEDYNVLTAFSAREALRKLEDHPRIDLMILDVMMPEMSGIDLCRNVRETRSVIDLPILFATVKDSLHDIELCFRSGGNDFIAKPFDPKTLTARVRTLLSMKTSMDQALKSEMAFLQAQIKPHFLYNAISSIISFCYTDGEKAAYLLSMLSRYLRFVFERDLHSMHVPLSMELELIQAYVEIEKARFGDRFEFRLLSDPGLDDLRIPSLSIQPFVENAIRHGLFEKEGQGTVTLTITDGNGYVRFDIADDGVGMADDMLYRLNTGDRPDDSGIGMTNVRRRLLAIPGASVTVDSALEQGTKVIVFLPKMEHGDQTAG; encoded by the coding sequence GTGAAGAGCTTGAAGGGCGGCGTTACGTTACTGAACAGAATATTGGCCATTACGGTGATCCCGCTCTTGGCGATCGCGCTTCTGCTGGGCATCTACAAATTCACGGTTCCGAATAGCGATGCTCCTGTCGCCGTCCAAGGCGTGCTGGATCTGAGCAAATGGGATTTGCGCGAACAAGGGATCATGAGACTGGACGGGGAATGGGAGCTATATCCGGACAAGCTGCTCTCTCCGGAAGATTTTCGCGCGGGAAATGCAGGCGCAAGCGTCAAGGTCGAAATTCCGAACGCCTGGTACGGAATAAATCCGTTAGATTCATCGGAGGAGCCGGACATCGGGACGTACCGCCTAACGGTGAAGCTGAAGGAAAAAAAAGGAAGCTTCGGGATTAAAACTATGAACATTCTTAACTCCCACAAGTTGTTCGTTAACGGCGACCCGAAGGGTCACAGCGGCAATCCGGCGATCGACAAGGCCGATTACGAGCCGGGGAACACGCCTTACACGGCTTTTTTCGATTCCGATGACCGGGAAATCGAGATTGTTATCCAGGTCGCCGACCATACTTATCCAACTGGCGGCGGCTTCGAAGATGTTCTGTTCGGTACGCAAGCAAACATGCTTCGTTCGGCTAATGTCATCTACGGTACGGAACTGTCGGGCATATTCATCCTGCTGTTATTCGGCGGTTACCATATTAGCATTTATACGATGCGAAGGAAGGATAAGTCGTACTTATACAGCGGCCTCTTTTTTTTGACGATGTTGGTGATGTTGGCCTTGCTCGGGGATAAGCTGCTGCTTCAGCTTTGGCCGTGGGTTCCTTACGATGCGAGCTATAGGATATACGATTTCGTAGGTTTGTCCAACATGGCGATTCTCGGCTTTTTCCTCCATCATCTTGATGGAAAACTGCTCGGCAAATGGCACCTGCGCTTGCTGCTCTCGCCTATCGCCCTTTTTATGTTGGCGGCCGTTGCTTTACCTACCGGTATATATAAAGCGCTTGGAGATTGGAATTGGAATTATGTGTTGCTAGTCGTTGCCTTCTACTTCTATAGGGCTGTTCGCCTCTACTTTAAACAGGATGGGGAATTGCTCAATCGCAAGGAGATCGCGCTGCTGTGCGGTATGCTGCTGTCCATCGTCATGATCTTCGTTTTCGGGTTGTTTTACTATTATGGTTGGGTGGAGACCGACGTCGGGCGTAGGGTCGCGATGCTCGCGGTCATCGCCTTCATGAACACGCTTCTTGCGTTACGGCTTAACAACGCGACGGATCAGACCGAGAAACTGACGGAGCAGCTCATTCTCAGGGATCAGCTCAAGGACGAATTCCTCGCGAATACGTCCCACGAGCTGAAGACGCCGCTTCACGGAATCCAGAATATCGCCTCCTATCTGCTGGAGGAGAAGGCCGGGGAGTTAACGGGCAAGCAACGCAGCGAGCTAACGCTCATTCAAGATACGTCGACGAAGCTTTCGGCGCTCGTGAACGATCTGGTGGACGTCGTGCAGTTGAAGCATGGGGAGCTTCGGCTTCAGGAAACGGTGCTTGACGTCTTCGTCGTCGCTCAAACGGCATTCCAGGTGCTCGAATTCGAACTCGCGGGCAAGGACGTACGCTGGATTAACCGGATCGAGCCCAATACGCTCGTGAAAGGCGACGAGAATCGGGTTCGTCAGGTGCTGTACAACTTGATTCATAACGCGATCAAGCATACGAAGAGCGGCCGGATCGAAATCTCCGCCCGGCAAACCGGGGGTCACGCGGCAATTTCCGTCGAAGATACCGGAATCGGCATCCCGGAAACGAGCCGCGAAGCGATATTCGGCTATTTCGAGCAAGCGGACCGTTCATTGCCGCAAGACGGTTATACGGGTATGGGGTTGGGGTTGTTCATCAGCCGCCAGCTCGTGGAAAGAATGGGCGGGACGATCGGAGTGGAATGGTCGGAGCCGGGGCAAGGGACGAGAATGACGTTTACGTTGCCTGCAGCTTATGAAGGCGAAGCCGTTCGGAGGGAACGGGAAGCGGCGTCACAAGCTCGGAGAGAGGTTGCTGCCTCGCTATCCGGCTTGGACATCGTGGATGAGCGTCGCGAGCATACGGTGCTTATCGTCGACGACGAAGCGTCCAACATTCGCATCTTATTGAATTTGCTTGGCGAGGATTACAACGTGCTGACGGCGTTCTCGGCTAGGGAAGCGCTGCGGAAGCTGGAAGATCACCCGCGCATCGATCTGATGATTCTGGACGTCATGATGCCGGAGATGTCGGGAATCGATCTGTGCCGGAACGTCAGGGAAACGCGTTCGGTGATCGACCTGCCGATCTTGTTCGCAACCGTCAAGGATTCGCTGCATGACATCGAATTATGTTTCCGTTCCGGCGGCAACGACTTTATCGCCAAGCCGTTCGATCCGAAGACTCTAACGGCACGGGTACGCACGCTCTTGTCGATGAAGACGTCGATGGATCAAGCGCTCAAGAGCGAAATGGCTTTCCTGCAAGCTCAGATTAAGCCCCATTTTCTATATAACGCGATTAGCAGCATTATTTCTTTTTGTTACACCGATGGGGAAAAGGCGGCGTACTTGCTATCGATGTTGAGTCGCTATTTAAGGTTCGTGTTCGAGCGGGACTTGCATTCCATGCATGTGCCTCTGAGCATGGAGTTGGAGCTGATTCAAGCTTACGTAGAGATCGAGAAAGCCCGTTTTGGGGATCGCTTCGAGTTCAGACTCCTGTCCGACCCCGGGTTGGACGACTTACGGATTCCTTCGCTCAGCATTCAGCCGTTCGTGGAGAACGCGATCCGGCATGGCCTGTTCGAGAAGGAAGGACAAGGAACGGTCACGCTGACGATTACGGACGGAAACGGCTACGTTCGATTCGATATCGCCGATGACGGCGTGGGCATGGCGGACGATATGCTGTATCGGCTTAATACGGGCGATCGGCCCGACGATTCGGGCATCGGCATGACGAACGTGAGAAGGCGGCTTCTGGCGATCCCCGGCGCGAGCGTGACCGTTGACTCCGCTCTGGAACAGGGGACGAAGGTCATTGTTTTTTTGCCGAAGATGGAACACGGGGATCAAACTGCGGGGTAG
- a CDS encoding response regulator, with protein sequence MRVMIVEDEKPILDLMARLVGQHPSLTIVGTFTSSAAALAAYEEIKPDAAFLDVEMPRMGGIELADKLKAIDERVQIVFTTAYPQYAVEAFRVSAVDYLLKPVTPDAIERVVSRLSKNHALHSMPPPHAAATEEPTVRCLGTFETRLSDGSLMSWPTRKTEELFAYLLVYPNRIAGKWHLADLLWPDLDESRALHNVHNTVYRLKKALREAGIAVELTHSGEGYDLRKPPIFTDLELFRDFMKGAASIDEEKAVEGTKLLISSRGALFAGKDYAWSAGLEAEIFQQQASLASKLSDYYRRSGDETAAKEMLRAYLSYAPLDEKMNAELLRLYSKSGELGLFRSHYDKYAGLLSEELGLAPSDQIREMMKELSIN encoded by the coding sequence ATGCGCGTCATGATCGTGGAAGACGAGAAACCGATACTGGATTTAATGGCAAGACTGGTCGGACAACATCCTTCGCTAACGATTGTTGGAACTTTCACGAGCTCTGCGGCGGCGTTGGCGGCTTATGAGGAGATTAAGCCGGATGCCGCCTTTCTTGATGTGGAGATGCCACGGATGGGAGGCATCGAGCTTGCGGACAAACTGAAAGCAATAGACGAGCGGGTACAGATCGTATTTACGACTGCCTATCCCCAGTATGCGGTCGAGGCATTCCGGGTAAGCGCGGTCGATTATTTGCTGAAACCCGTCACTCCGGATGCGATCGAGCGGGTGGTATCCCGATTAAGTAAAAATCATGCGCTTCACTCCATGCCCCCGCCTCATGCCGCCGCGACGGAGGAACCGACCGTTCGTTGCTTGGGTACGTTCGAGACGAGGCTGTCGGACGGTAGCCTGATGAGCTGGCCTACGCGAAAGACGGAGGAACTGTTCGCTTATTTGTTGGTTTACCCGAACCGGATTGCGGGCAAGTGGCATTTGGCAGACCTCCTTTGGCCGGATCTGGACGAGAGCAGGGCGTTGCATAACGTGCATAATACGGTCTATCGTCTGAAGAAGGCGTTAAGGGAAGCGGGAATAGCGGTAGAATTGACGCATTCCGGCGAAGGCTACGATCTGCGAAAGCCTCCTATCTTCACGGATTTGGAGCTCTTTCGGGATTTTATGAAGGGCGCGGCTTCGATTGACGAAGAAAAAGCGGTTGAAGGTACGAAGCTGCTTATATCTTCAAGGGGCGCATTGTTTGCCGGCAAAGACTATGCGTGGAGCGCGGGCTTAGAAGCGGAGATCTTCCAGCAACAAGCTTCCCTTGCCAGCAAGCTATCGGATTATTACCGCCGATCGGGGGACGAAACCGCCGCGAAGGAAATGCTGCGAGCGTATTTGTCCTATGCGCCGCTGGACGAGAAGATGAACGCTGAGCTTCTCCGTTTGTATTCGAAGAGCGGGGAACTGGGGTTGTTTCGAAGCCATTACGACAAGTATGCCGGGCTGTTGTCGGAAGAGCTTGGTCTCGCGCCGTCAGATCAGATTCGAGAGATGATGAAGGAGCTTTCTATTAACTAA
- the ant(6) gene encoding aminoglycoside 6-adenylyltransferase produces the protein MRSEQEMMNLFIDFAMNDSRIRLVTLEGSRTNKNISPDEFQDYDVSYFVTDMDSFKETDQWLDIFGTRAMMQKPEDMELFPSELGNWFSYIILFEDGNKLDLTLIPINEVEDYFSNSDGLVEVLLDKDALIPNEVSADDRQYWIKQPTARQFDDCCNEFWMVSTYVVKGLARKEILFAIDHLNEVARPNLLRMMAWQIGSEQGYAFSVGKNYKFINRYLPKADWDDLLSTFSENGYPNMWQSLFACYELFRKYSKAVAESLEYKYPSYDEAITKYTNHIYHSIKAL, from the coding sequence TTGAGAAGCGAACAAGAAATGATGAATTTGTTTATAGATTTTGCTATGAATGACAGTAGAATCCGATTGGTTACTTTGGAAGGGTCGCGTACGAACAAAAACATTTCCCCTGACGAATTCCAAGATTACGACGTTTCTTATTTCGTGACGGATATGGATTCCTTCAAAGAAACCGATCAATGGCTCGATATTTTCGGCACGCGTGCGATGATGCAAAAGCCCGAGGACATGGAACTTTTTCCGTCGGAATTAGGAAATTGGTTTTCGTATATCATTCTTTTTGAAGATGGAAATAAATTAGACCTGACCCTTATTCCGATTAACGAAGTTGAGGATTACTTCAGTAATAGCGACGGATTAGTCGAAGTTTTGCTTGATAAAGATGCTCTCATCCCGAACGAAGTGTCCGCAGACGACCGCCAGTATTGGATTAAACAGCCGACCGCAAGACAATTCGACGATTGTTGCAATGAGTTCTGGATGGTTTCTACTTACGTAGTTAAAGGGTTAGCGAGAAAAGAAATCCTGTTTGCGATCGACCACTTAAATGAGGTTGCCCGGCCTAATTTGTTGAGAATGATGGCTTGGCAGATCGGATCGGAGCAAGGTTACGCCTTCAGCGTGGGGAAAAACTATAAATTTATTAATCGTTACCTGCCAAAAGCGGATTGGGACGATCTGCTTTCGACTTTTTCCGAGAATGGCTACCCGAACATGTGGCAGTCTTTGTTCGCGTGTTACGAGCTATTCAGAAAATATTCTAAAGCCGTGGCGGAAAGTCTTGAATATAAGTACCCTTCTTACGATGAAGCTATCACCAAGTATACGAATCATATTTATCATTCAATAAAGGCGCTATAA
- a CDS encoding sugar phosphate isomerase/epimerase family protein codes for MSKPQVGIQLYSVRDRSEKDFLGTIKEIGAIGYKNVELAGYYGHSAKEVRQALDDAGLNAPSAHIGLSVNDAAIWDNLKKQIEYSLELGLKRFIVPYYPLGDNPTLDDVYKMADTLEQAAKIVTDSGLQFGYHNHAFEFKPVEGKLVIDHIFERVSADLLFAEFDLGWVKVAGQDPAAYVKKYAGRLPVVHAKDFKEDGTDTEIGKGSVDWDSALSACEAAGVEYVIIEQERYDVSSLESAKLNYVWFKERGWI; via the coding sequence ATGAGCAAACCGCAAGTAGGCATTCAATTATACTCCGTTCGCGATCGCAGCGAGAAGGATTTCCTAGGCACGATCAAGGAGATTGGAGCAATCGGTTATAAGAATGTCGAGTTGGCAGGTTACTACGGCCATTCGGCGAAGGAAGTTCGTCAAGCTCTGGACGATGCCGGTTTGAACGCTCCGTCCGCGCACATCGGGTTAAGCGTTAACGATGCCGCGATCTGGGATAATCTGAAGAAACAAATCGAATACAGCTTGGAGTTGGGCTTGAAGCGGTTTATCGTGCCTTATTACCCTCTTGGCGACAATCCGACGTTGGACGACGTTTACAAAATGGCGGACACGCTTGAGCAAGCGGCTAAAATCGTTACGGATTCCGGCCTGCAATTCGGTTATCATAACCATGCGTTCGAATTCAAGCCCGTAGAAGGCAAACTCGTCATCGATCATATTTTCGAAAGAGTTTCAGCGGATTTGTTATTCGCGGAATTCGATCTCGGTTGGGTGAAGGTAGCGGGTCAAGACCCTGCGGCATACGTGAAAAAATACGCAGGACGTCTTCCGGTCGTCCACGCGAAAGATTTCAAAGAAGACGGCACGGATACGGAAATCGGCAAAGGATCGGTCGATTGGGATTCGGCGTTGTCGGCTTGCGAAGCGGCTGGCGTAGAGTACGTGATCATCGAGCAGGAGAGATACGACGTATCCTCGTTAGAGAGCGCGAAATTGAACTACGTTTGGTTCAAAGAACGCGGCTGGATTTAA